In Euzebyales bacterium, the following are encoded in one genomic region:
- a CDS encoding ABC transporter permease, whose product MRGWLANPWGQPRWLAAFTVAYLVWALAPVLIAIQFSFNAGRSRSAWQGFSLRWYVTDPALSVVNDPSLRAALSQSLKIAVLTMLIATPIGVGLAIGLARWLGRGSRAANTLMLFPLITPEIVMGVALFLVFTNLFRFVDLGTPAQLLGHVTFTISYVVVVLRGRLFAVTAQFEEAAMDLGASRWQAMRLVLLPLLMPAIYASLAPVFAISIDDFVISAFLSAGQDSITLPVRLYSSTRLGPTPALNALATILLVITLVAVIGAGLALRRSRRRSGEHGSAVEDLAQFDM is encoded by the coding sequence ATGCGAGGGTGGCTGGCGAACCCCTGGGGTCAGCCGCGCTGGCTCGCGGCGTTCACGGTCGCGTACCTGGTGTGGGCGCTGGCGCCTGTGCTGATCGCGATCCAGTTCTCGTTCAACGCGGGGCGGTCGCGCAGCGCCTGGCAGGGCTTCTCGCTGCGGTGGTATGTGACCGACCCCGCGCTGTCGGTGGTCAACGACCCGTCGCTGCGGGCGGCGCTGAGCCAGAGCCTGAAGATCGCGGTGCTGACCATGCTGATCGCCACCCCGATCGGCGTGGGCCTGGCGATCGGGCTGGCGCGGTGGCTCGGGCGGGGATCGCGGGCTGCCAACACGCTGATGCTGTTCCCGCTGATCACGCCCGAGATCGTGATGGGCGTGGCTCTGTTCCTCGTGTTCACCAACCTGTTCCGCTTCGTCGACCTCGGCACCCCCGCCCAGCTGCTCGGACACGTCACGTTCACGATCAGCTACGTCGTGGTCGTGCTGCGCGGCCGGCTGTTCGCCGTGACCGCCCAGTTCGAGGAGGCTGCGATGGACCTCGGTGCGTCCCGGTGGCAGGCGATGCGGTTGGTGCTGCTGCCGCTGCTGATGCCCGCGATCTACGCCAGCCTCGCACCGGTCTTCGCGATCTCGATCGACGACTTCGTGATCTCGGCGTTCCTGTCCGCCGGCCAGGACTCGATCACGTTGCCCGTGCGCCTGTACAGCAGCACACGCCTGGGGCCAACGCCCGCCCTCAACGCCTTGGCGACGATCCTGCTCGTGATCACGTTGGTCGCCGTGATCGGCGCCGGCCTCGCCCTGCGCCGCAGCCGTCGGCGCTCCGGCGAGCACGGCTCCGCCGTGGAGGACCTGGCCCAGTTCGACATGTGA
- a CDS encoding GFA family protein: protein MDHTGRCECGGVRYRVTGPMRPVVNCHCGRCRRITGHFMAATGCADEHLQLEVDETLRWYEPASGVFYGFCGTCGSTLFWRSDGNPGWTSIAAGPLDQPTGLRTQAAWWTAEAADYHDLDQSITHYEHESGHVGFDAGGRAP, encoded by the coding sequence ATGGACCACACGGGACGGTGCGAGTGCGGCGGCGTGCGCTACCGCGTGACCGGTCCGATGCGGCCGGTCGTCAACTGCCACTGCGGGCGTTGCCGGCGCATCACCGGCCACTTCATGGCGGCGACGGGCTGCGCCGACGAGCACCTGCAGCTCGAGGTGGACGAGACCCTGCGCTGGTACGAACCGGCGTCCGGGGTCTTCTACGGCTTCTGCGGCACATGCGGCTCAACGTTGTTCTGGCGCTCCGACGGCAACCCCGGCTGGACGTCGATCGCCGCGGGCCCGCTGGACCAGCCGACGGGCCTGCGGACCCAGGCGGCGTGGTGGACGGCCGAGGCGGCCGACTACCACGACCTGGACCAGTCGATCACCCACTACGAGCACGAGTCCGGTCACGTCGGCTTCGATGCCGGTGGCCGCGCTCCGTAA
- a CDS encoding GNAT family N-acetyltransferase, whose amino-acid sequence MATLRPFTSRDLEAILELSIRAWEPVFHSLEQVLGSKILRRMHPDWRADQRRTVKDACSSTDVSVWVADSDGDVVGFVGTRTDDEARLGEVYIVAVDPAHQRSGVGAALMELALEQLAYAGMTVAMVETGGDPGHAAARDLYEHVGFTLLPVARYFKAL is encoded by the coding sequence ATGGCCACGCTGCGACCCTTCACGTCACGGGATCTCGAGGCGATCCTCGAGCTTTCGATCCGGGCCTGGGAGCCTGTCTTCCACTCCCTCGAGCAGGTGCTGGGCTCGAAGATCTTGCGTCGCATGCATCCTGATTGGCGAGCCGATCAACGCCGGACGGTCAAGGATGCATGCAGCTCGACGGACGTGTCGGTGTGGGTGGCGGACTCCGACGGTGACGTCGTCGGCTTCGTCGGCACCAGGACCGACGACGAGGCCCGTCTCGGCGAGGTCTACATCGTGGCCGTCGACCCAGCGCATCAGCGCTCCGGTGTCGGGGCGGCGCTGATGGAGTTGGCGCTCGAGCAGCTCGCCTATGCCGGGATGACCGTGGCCATGGTCGAAACGGGCGGAGATCCGGGGCATGCGGCTGCCCGTGACCTCTACGAGCACGTCGGGTTCACGCTCCTGCCGGTCGCGCGCTACTTCAAGGCGCTCTGA
- a CDS encoding carbohydrate ABC transporter permease, with protein sequence MRSVRRHNAEYWFLAVLKWGSIAFFVAITAFPLLYMISLSFKDIAEVLRNPSEFFPSFAELSSLETYRDVLRPADQGGRGFLLLLRNSAAVALATVVITVGAGTLAAYAAARLRFFGKRTINMGMVLVYLFPAIVMAIPLFVVFSAIGLRDSLVGLTIVYLAQTIPVALYMLRSYFITVPVEVEESALIDGCSRLEVIWRIVLPLAAPALAAVALYVFMIAWNEFLYALLFLTQSPELWTLPLGLQQLDNQEIPRTVLMAGAVVISLPVILLFFVAERWLVEGLTAGSVKG encoded by the coding sequence GTGAGATCGGTCCGCCGCCACAACGCCGAGTACTGGTTCCTCGCCGTCCTCAAGTGGGGCAGCATCGCCTTCTTCGTCGCGATCACCGCGTTTCCGCTGCTGTACATGATCTCGCTGTCGTTCAAGGACATCGCCGAGGTGCTGCGCAACCCGTCGGAATTCTTCCCCTCGTTCGCGGAGCTGTCGTCCCTCGAGACGTACCGCGATGTGCTCAGGCCCGCCGACCAGGGTGGACGCGGCTTCCTGCTGCTGTTGCGCAACAGTGCGGCCGTCGCCCTCGCAACGGTCGTCATCACGGTCGGCGCAGGCACGCTGGCCGCCTACGCCGCAGCACGGCTGCGCTTCTTCGGCAAGCGCACCATCAACATGGGCATGGTGCTCGTCTACCTATTTCCGGCCATCGTGATGGCGATCCCGCTGTTCGTGGTGTTCAGCGCCATCGGGCTGCGGGACTCCCTCGTCGGCCTGACCATCGTCTACCTGGCGCAGACCATCCCGGTCGCGCTGTACATGCTGCGCAGCTACTTCATCACGGTGCCCGTGGAGGTCGAGGAGTCGGCGCTGATCGACGGCTGCTCGCGCCTGGAGGTCATCTGGCGCATCGTGCTGCCGCTCGCGGCGCCGGCGCTCGCGGCCGTCGCGCTGTACGTGTTCATGATCGCCTGGAACGAGTTCCTCTACGCGCTGCTGTTCCTCACCCAGTCCCCGGAGTTGTGGACGCTGCCGCTGGGACTGCAGCAGCTCGACAACCAGGAGATCCCACGCACCGTGCTGATGGCGGGCGCCGTCGTGATCTCGCTTCCGGTCATCCTGCTCTTCTTCGTCGCCGAGCGCTGGCTGGTCGAGGGGCTCACCGCAGGCAGCGTCAAAGGCTGA
- a CDS encoding sugar ABC transporter permease, with protein sequence MADRPSGERDEVRAAPEVALAEPGPAPSTPRPAGRETTMRQREQRLAFALVAPGVLIVLGLVLLPVLWNIALSFRELRLIELREFSPLTLDFSLDNYEEVVGDRDFLELLRTTLIYAVVGTSVSILLGLWAAMVVQRAFPGRSLVRGLILFPYVVPVVAAALLWRTMLNPQLGILNSWIQSVFNTGSVDFLTSRSFELEVFGLELGLPAAFTMVILFEGWRSFPFAFLFILARLQALPAELYEAAEVDGATTVQSFIYITLPQLRGVFAVLFLLRFIWTFNTFDEIYLLTGGAGGTQVVSVQIFEYLFGRSDIGAASALSIVLAIVLAVLLLLYFRFVPAEESV encoded by the coding sequence ATGGCCGACCGGCCGAGCGGGGAGCGGGACGAGGTCCGGGCGGCGCCGGAGGTGGCGCTGGCCGAACCCGGCCCCGCTCCCTCCACACCCCGTCCCGCCGGTCGCGAGACGACCATGCGCCAGCGCGAGCAACGGTTGGCATTCGCGCTGGTCGCTCCGGGCGTCCTCATCGTGCTGGGGCTCGTCCTGCTGCCGGTGCTGTGGAACATCGCCTTGTCGTTCCGCGAGCTGCGGCTGATCGAGCTGCGGGAGTTCAGTCCGCTGACGCTCGACTTCTCGCTCGACAACTACGAAGAGGTCGTCGGTGACCGCGACTTCTTGGAGCTGCTGCGGACGACGCTGATCTATGCCGTGGTGGGCACCAGCGTGTCCATCCTGCTCGGTCTGTGGGCCGCGATGGTAGTGCAGCGTGCCTTCCCGGGACGTTCGCTCGTGCGCGGGCTGATCCTGTTCCCGTACGTGGTGCCGGTCGTGGCCGCGGCGCTGCTCTGGCGGACCATGCTCAACCCGCAGCTCGGCATCCTGAACTCGTGGATCCAGTCGGTGTTCAACACGGGCAGCGTCGACTTCCTGACCAGTCGCAGCTTCGAGCTCGAGGTCTTCGGGTTGGAGCTCGGTCTGCCGGCGGCGTTCACGATGGTCATCCTGTTCGAAGGATGGCGGAGCTTCCCGTTCGCCTTCCTGTTCATCCTCGCGCGGCTCCAGGCGTTGCCCGCCGAGCTGTACGAAGCCGCGGAGGTCGATGGCGCGACCACCGTGCAGAGCTTCATCTACATCACCCTGCCGCAGCTGCGGGGCGTCTTCGCCGTGCTGTTCCTGCTGCGGTTCATCTGGACGTTCAACACGTTCGACGAGATCTACCTGCTGACCGGCGGCGCCGGTGGCACGCAGGTCGTCAGCGTGCAGATCTTCGAGTACCTGTTCGGACGTAGTGACATCGGTGCGGCGTCGGCACTGTCCATCGTCCTCGCGATCGTCCTCGCCGTGCTGCTGCTGCTGTACTTCAGGTTCGTGCCCGCGGAGGAGTCGGTGTGA
- a CDS encoding extracellular solute-binding protein: protein MGRLRASALLFTLMIIVAAGCGGGDDGGEDGGSEAAGGGGGGGGPISFWTTEDLPERVAIQRDLIAAFTEESGIEVQLNPVAEDELANLMIANAASGDLPDVVFHGLDFAAGWAEEGLIDPAPANELVEELGRDTFSTPALDLATVDDEVVSVPSDGWGQLLVYRSDLFEEAGLEPPDTFERILAAAEALHDPDNNMTGITLATDPADVFTQQTFEALALANGCRMLDDSGEVALNSPECAEAIEFYSTLVNDFSPGGAQTVDTTRATYFAGEAAMIIWSPFILDEMAGLRDDALPTCPECEDNPAFLAENSGLVGALSGGGAEPAQYGQVSYFGIGADADVESAKEFITYLLNDGYVDWLSIAPEGKFPMRLGTADDPEAFVTEWQDLEAGVDTKAPLSEFYGEDVVDRLQEGVNNFDRWGIGQGGGQQVSTLYETLAVPQTLGEVIDGGLSPQQAAEEIASEVE, encoded by the coding sequence ATGGGCCGTCTTCGCGCATCTGCGCTGCTCTTCACACTCATGATCATCGTCGCCGCAGGGTGTGGCGGCGGCGATGACGGCGGCGAGGACGGCGGCTCCGAGGCCGCTGGCGGCGGTGGGGGCGGGGGCGGCCCCATCTCGTTCTGGACCACCGAGGACCTCCCCGAACGGGTCGCCATCCAGCGTGACCTCATCGCCGCGTTCACCGAGGAGTCCGGCATCGAGGTCCAGCTCAACCCCGTCGCCGAGGACGAGCTCGCGAACCTGATGATCGCCAACGCCGCGTCGGGTGATCTACCCGACGTCGTGTTCCACGGGCTCGACTTCGCCGCCGGCTGGGCCGAGGAGGGTCTGATCGACCCCGCGCCGGCCAACGAGCTCGTGGAGGAGCTCGGTCGGGACACGTTCTCGACCCCCGCCCTCGACCTCGCGACCGTCGACGACGAGGTCGTGTCGGTCCCGTCCGACGGCTGGGGACAGCTGCTCGTCTACCGCAGCGATCTGTTCGAGGAGGCGGGCCTGGAGCCGCCCGACACCTTCGAGCGGATCCTCGCCGCGGCGGAGGCGCTGCACGATCCCGACAACAACATGACCGGCATCACGTTGGCGACGGATCCCGCGGACGTCTTCACGCAGCAGACCTTCGAGGCACTCGCGCTGGCGAACGGCTGCCGGATGCTCGACGACAGCGGCGAGGTCGCGCTCAACTCGCCGGAGTGCGCCGAGGCGATCGAGTTCTACTCGACGCTGGTCAACGACTTCAGCCCTGGCGGCGCGCAGACCGTCGACACCACCCGTGCGACCTACTTCGCGGGCGAGGCCGCGATGATCATCTGGTCGCCGTTCATCCTCGACGAGATGGCCGGACTGCGCGACGACGCCCTACCGACGTGCCCCGAGTGTGAGGACAACCCCGCATTTTTGGCCGAGAACTCTGGCCTGGTGGGGGCGCTCAGCGGCGGCGGTGCCGAGCCGGCGCAGTACGGCCAGGTGTCGTACTTCGGCATCGGCGCGGACGCCGACGTCGAGTCCGCCAAGGAGTTCATCACCTACCTGCTCAACGACGGCTATGTGGACTGGCTGTCCATCGCCCCTGAGGGCAAGTTCCCGATGCGGCTGGGGACGGCGGACGACCCGGAGGCCTTCGTCACCGAGTGGCAGGACCTCGAGGCCGGCGTCGACACCAAGGCGCCGCTGAGCGAGTTCTACGGCGAGGACGTGGTCGACCGGCTGCAGGAGGGCGTCAACAACTTCGACCGCTGGGGCATCGGGCAAGGCGGCGGCCAGCAGGTGTCGACCTTGTACGAGACGCTCGCGGTCCCCCAGACCCTCGGGGAGGTCATCGACGGCGGCCTATCACCGCAGCAAGCTGCGGAGGAGATCGCCTCCGAGGTCGAGTAG
- a CDS encoding sugar phosphate isomerase/epimerase family protein has product MKLACQEQHIPGDTLIARWDFCRRHGFDGIELRGEDGFRFRQRLPELRAARRAGVVMPSVCPATDHFIGDFDADRRRDAVEQMLSLLSVMGEIDGTGAMTPASWGMFSRRLPPFEPPRSAAEDRQVLLDGLTRLGEHAEREGVVVWLEPLNRYEDHMVNRLEQAADLARATGSAAVQIVGDLYHMNIEEADTAQAIRDAGALLTHVQIGDSNRLQPGAGHLDFAGILAALDDIGYDGWLAMECGIDGDPREVLPEVATFVRRHAPRGPSEGHTMPSCSSRGMQ; this is encoded by the coding sequence ATGAAGCTCGCGTGCCAGGAACAGCACATCCCGGGTGACACGCTCATCGCCAGGTGGGACTTCTGCCGCCGACACGGCTTCGACGGCATCGAGCTGCGCGGCGAGGACGGCTTCCGTTTCCGACAGCGCCTGCCCGAGCTGCGCGCCGCCCGGCGCGCCGGCGTGGTCATGCCGTCGGTCTGCCCGGCAACCGACCACTTCATCGGCGACTTCGATGCCGACCGTCGCCGCGACGCCGTCGAGCAGATGCTGTCATTGCTGTCGGTGATGGGCGAGATCGACGGCACCGGTGCGATGACGCCTGCCTCGTGGGGCATGTTCTCGCGTCGACTGCCGCCGTTCGAGCCGCCCAGATCCGCCGCGGAGGACCGTCAGGTGCTCCTCGACGGCTTGACCCGGCTGGGGGAGCACGCGGAACGTGAAGGTGTCGTGGTGTGGCTCGAGCCGCTGAACCGCTACGAGGACCACATGGTCAACCGTCTGGAACAGGCGGCCGACCTCGCCCGCGCGACCGGCAGCGCGGCCGTGCAGATCGTCGGCGACCTCTACCACATGAACATCGAGGAGGCCGACACGGCGCAGGCCATCAGGGATGCCGGGGCGCTGCTGACCCACGTGCAGATCGGCGACAGCAACCGTCTGCAGCCCGGTGCGGGCCATCTCGACTTCGCCGGCATCCTCGCTGCCCTCGACGACATCGGCTACGACGGCTGGCTCGCCATGGAGTGCGGGATCGACGGCGATCCCCGGGAGGTGCTGCCCGAGGTCGCCACGTTCGTGCGCCGGCATGCGCCGCGTGGACCATCGGAGGGGCACACGATGCCATCTTGTTCGTCCAGGGGGATGCAGTAG
- a CDS encoding zinc-binding alcohol dehydrogenase, with product MVTVAEYPDAQPAAGQVRVRTALSGISAGTELTQYRGTNPYLERRWDGAHRVFVDGVPPLTYPLDTWGYQEVGRVDAVGPDVDVVAVGTVVWGAWSHRSSVVLDADAMAQRLLPEGVPARLGVFARIGAVALNAVIDGDIQLGEHVAVFGAGVPGLLAAQLARLSGGRVIVVDRVPRRLALAAELGADHCVDVNEGDAATSIRRLTGGRGADVSIELTGSYAGLHEAVRATAYNSRVVCSGFLQGEGVGLRLGEEFHHNRIAIVCSQISGIRPDLAHRWSRDRLEATVIDLLGRRELEAEALISHVLPIERADEAFALLDSADPEVLQVILDFDDGGAE from the coding sequence GTGGTGACCGTCGCGGAGTATCCCGATGCGCAGCCCGCGGCGGGGCAGGTCCGCGTGCGCACCGCGCTGTCGGGGATCTCGGCGGGCACGGAGCTGACCCAGTACCGCGGCACGAACCCCTACCTCGAGCGCCGGTGGGACGGCGCACACCGCGTGTTCGTCGACGGGGTGCCGCCACTGACGTACCCGCTGGACACGTGGGGCTACCAGGAGGTGGGTCGCGTCGACGCGGTCGGTCCCGACGTCGATGTGGTGGCCGTCGGCACCGTCGTGTGGGGCGCGTGGAGCCACCGAAGCTCCGTGGTGCTCGACGCCGACGCGATGGCGCAGCGACTGCTCCCGGAAGGTGTTCCGGCACGCCTGGGGGTCTTCGCCCGCATCGGCGCCGTCGCGCTGAACGCGGTGATCGACGGTGACATCCAGCTCGGTGAGCACGTCGCTGTCTTCGGCGCGGGCGTACCCGGTCTGCTGGCGGCGCAGCTTGCGCGCCTCAGCGGTGGGCGGGTGATCGTGGTCGATCGAGTGCCGCGGCGGCTGGCGCTCGCCGCGGAGCTCGGCGCGGACCACTGCGTCGACGTCAACGAGGGTGACGCCGCGACGAGCATTCGACGTCTCACGGGCGGCCGCGGTGCGGACGTGTCGATCGAGCTGACCGGCTCGTACGCCGGCCTGCACGAGGCGGTGCGCGCGACCGCGTACAACTCGCGGGTCGTGTGCTCGGGGTTCCTGCAGGGCGAGGGCGTCGGCCTGCGGCTGGGTGAGGAGTTCCACCACAACCGCATCGCGATCGTCTGCTCGCAGATCTCAGGGATCCGTCCCGATCTCGCGCACCGCTGGTCCCGCGATCGGCTCGAAGCCACTGTGATCGACCTCCTTGGCAGACGCGAGCTTGAAGCCGAGGCGCTCATCAGCCACGTCCTTCCGATCGAGCGCGCCGATGAGGCGTTCGCACTGCTCGACAGCGCCGACCCCGAGGTGCTGCAGGTGATCCTCGATTTCGACGACGGGGGCGCTGAATGA
- a CDS encoding MFS transporter, translating to MTQTLLGRPTDPPATTALVTPRFVAVAVAALAYFTGDGILIAAVPRFVAGPLGAGNIAVGMVVGAFSVSAFFLRPWVGGLGDRRGRKPLMLIGASLFAVSVLGYGLSSDPATLAGLRLLTGAGEAFFFVGMVTAFTDMAPPQRRGEAMSLASLSLYIGIGTGPLLGELAIERLGYTGAWLLAAGAGFVALAVVLSTPETGSPSPSPDEAGPAGRHRLVHPAGIVPGVVLLASILGMAGFLAFVPLYALDLGMSGSRLVLLVFAGVVVAIRSVGARIPDVLGAARATRLALALSAIGLAVAGAWRAPTGLMVGAVVLGMGIALLTPSVFALAVERVTPQERGSVIGTTSAFLDLALGLGPAALGFVAAGLGRPGTFLAGAMVAVAGLVFVVATRLGQPRVT from the coding sequence ATGACCCAGACACTGCTCGGGCGGCCGACGGATCCACCAGCGACGACTGCCCTCGTGACGCCACGGTTCGTCGCGGTCGCGGTCGCCGCGCTCGCCTACTTCACCGGCGACGGGATCCTCATCGCGGCGGTGCCGCGCTTCGTCGCGGGCCCGCTCGGCGCCGGCAACATCGCGGTCGGCATGGTCGTCGGCGCGTTCAGCGTGTCGGCGTTCTTCCTGCGCCCATGGGTGGGCGGCCTCGGCGACCGGCGGGGCCGCAAGCCGCTCATGCTCATCGGGGCCAGTCTGTTCGCCGTCTCGGTCCTCGGCTACGGCCTCAGCTCCGATCCGGCGACGCTCGCGGGGCTGCGCCTGCTCACCGGTGCGGGCGAGGCGTTCTTCTTCGTGGGCATGGTCACCGCGTTCACCGACATGGCGCCGCCGCAACGCCGCGGTGAGGCGATGAGCCTGGCATCGTTGTCGCTGTACATCGGCATCGGCACGGGGCCGCTGCTCGGCGAGCTCGCGATCGAGCGGCTCGGCTACACGGGAGCGTGGCTGCTCGCCGCCGGCGCCGGGTTCGTCGCCCTCGCCGTGGTGCTCTCGACCCCGGAGACAGGCTCGCCCTCTCCGTCCCCGGACGAGGCCGGACCGGCGGGTCGGCACCGCCTCGTGCATCCCGCGGGCATCGTGCCGGGCGTGGTGCTCCTCGCGAGCATCCTCGGGATGGCCGGCTTCCTGGCCTTCGTGCCGCTGTATGCGCTCGACCTGGGAATGAGCGGGTCACGACTGGTCCTGCTGGTCTTCGCCGGCGTCGTCGTCGCGATCCGCAGCGTCGGCGCCCGCATCCCCGACGTGCTCGGCGCAGCGCGCGCGACGCGTCTCGCGCTGGCGTTGTCCGCGATCGGGCTCGCGGTGGCCGGCGCGTGGCGTGCGCCTACCGGGCTCATGGTCGGCGCGGTGGTCCTGGGTATGGGGATCGCCCTGCTCACTCCGTCGGTGTTCGCCCTCGCGGTCGAGCGCGTCACACCGCAGGAGCGTGGCTCGGTGATCGGCACGACGTCGGCCTTCCTCGATCTGGCGCTCGGGCTTGGTCCGGCGGCGCTGGGCTTCGTCGCGGCGGGGCTCGGACGGCCCGGTACCTTCCTCGCCGGCGCCATGGTCGCGGTCGCAGGGCTGGTGTTCGTCGTCGCGACCAGGCTCGGTCAACCGCGCGTGACGTGA
- a CDS encoding HD domain-containing phosphohydrolase produces MSEDVRLADLLAALSIVTDLGMGQEPEKAVRACLIATHLGRAMDLPERDVQDVYYCTLMQHLGCTAPAHEMTYLFGDDLTVLPRAERTDERNPREALALMAQVGRDTGARRIGHVARMIRAGRKGNVQILRSVCEVGARLAERLGLSAAVRQGLSHAVETWDGRHGAYGLSGDDIALAARFSTVATQAVIFDRLGGPDAAVEMARQRAGAWFDPAVADTFVRVGADILDSLAAADVWVAVTAREPEPVRRLPAARLDEVAGAFADMVDLKTPFTLGHSTGVAELASSTAKQVGLGVDDVERVRRAALLHDLGRVAVPTAVWEKPGPLTTSQWERVRLHPYHSERILARSPVLEPLARIAGRHHERQDGSGYHRGAAGTEIPVEARLLAVADAFQAMTQSRPHRRAVTTEEAARAIESSAAAGEFDLECARAVVAAAGERPSRTRWPEGLSDREVEVLRLVAGGLSNREVAGELHISRRTAEHHVQHIYAKIGVSTRAAAALFAMEHGLLR; encoded by the coding sequence GTGTCCGAGGATGTGCGGCTGGCCGACCTCCTCGCCGCGCTGTCGATCGTGACCGACCTCGGCATGGGTCAGGAGCCGGAGAAGGCGGTGCGGGCATGCCTCATCGCCACGCACCTAGGTCGCGCCATGGACCTGCCCGAACGCGACGTGCAGGACGTGTACTACTGCACGCTCATGCAGCACCTCGGCTGCACGGCGCCCGCACACGAGATGACCTACCTGTTCGGGGACGACCTCACCGTCCTGCCCCGGGCCGAACGCACCGATGAGCGCAACCCGCGTGAGGCCCTGGCGCTCATGGCGCAGGTGGGCAGGGATACGGGTGCGCGGCGGATCGGTCACGTCGCCCGCATGATCAGGGCGGGTCGCAAGGGCAACGTGCAGATCCTCCGATCGGTCTGTGAGGTGGGCGCACGCCTGGCGGAGCGCCTCGGACTCAGCGCGGCCGTCCGGCAGGGCCTGTCCCACGCCGTCGAGACGTGGGATGGCAGACACGGCGCCTACGGGCTCTCTGGGGACGACATCGCGCTGGCGGCACGGTTCAGCACGGTAGCGACCCAGGCGGTGATCTTCGACCGGCTCGGTGGTCCCGACGCCGCAGTGGAGATGGCACGGCAGCGGGCCGGCGCCTGGTTCGATCCGGCGGTGGCCGACACGTTCGTCCGCGTCGGCGCGGACATCCTGGACTCCCTCGCCGCGGCAGACGTGTGGGTCGCGGTGACCGCCAGGGAACCGGAGCCGGTCCGCCGCCTGCCCGCAGCACGCCTGGACGAGGTGGCCGGAGCGTTCGCTGACATGGTGGACCTCAAGACCCCGTTCACACTCGGCCACTCGACGGGCGTGGCGGAGCTTGCGAGCAGCACGGCGAAGCAGGTGGGGCTCGGCGTGGACGACGTGGAACGTGTTCGGCGGGCGGCACTCCTGCACGACCTCGGGCGGGTGGCCGTTCCGACCGCCGTGTGGGAGAAGCCGGGCCCGCTCACCACGAGTCAGTGGGAACGGGTCCGGCTCCACCCCTACCACAGCGAGCGGATCCTGGCCCGCTCGCCCGTGCTCGAACCCCTCGCCCGCATCGCGGGGCGTCACCACGAGCGACAGGACGGCTCGGGTTACCACCGCGGCGCTGCGGGGACAGAGATCCCGGTGGAGGCACGCCTGCTGGCCGTGGCGGACGCCTTCCAGGCGATGACCCAGTCACGTCCGCACCGTCGGGCGGTGACGACTGAGGAGGCGGCGAGGGCGATCGAGTCGTCCGCGGCGGCCGGCGAGTTCGACCTCGAGTGCGCCCGCGCGGTCGTCGCCGCGGCCGGCGAGCGCCCCTCACGAACCCGCTGGCCGGAAGGGCTGTCCGATCGCGAGGTCGAGGTGCTGCGCCTCGTCGCCGGTGGCCTGTCGAACCGTGAGGTGGCGGGCGAGCTGCACATCTCACGGCGCACGGCCGAGCACCACGTGCAGCACATCTACGCCAAGATCGGCGTCTCCACCCGAGCGGCCGCCGCCCTGTTCGCCATGGAGCACGGACTCCTGCGGTGA